A single genomic interval of Panthera uncia isolate 11264 chromosome A1 unlocalized genomic scaffold, Puncia_PCG_1.0 HiC_scaffold_17, whole genome shotgun sequence harbors:
- the CEP72 gene encoding centrosomal protein of 72 kDa isoform X3, which translates to MAPAGPWLVLCEEKIREKSGLAPHRDLSELRSLSIPGTYQEKITHLGNSLMNLTGLKSLDLSRNSLVSLEGIQYLTALESLSLYYNCISSLADVLQLHALTELTDVDLRLNPVVKNESDYRLFVVHMLPKLRQLDDRPVRESERKASQLHFASEESLDSKQSFPAVLRVGRPRHSRATCADPSAKKCLVMDADDEAVLNLIAECEWDLSNPPGSTSSSQRGREANLPSSQDSTDIEESTLSQKSSLSAQKVLNPLPAPEKYRKRRMPGGRSQAPADQECLHCPERPSVPSSPEESLSRQSGSEGRSERTFPHSAVSEPEEERPPSVSGTGEVSPAKLYSAPPPGKKAGLEVVLLEALLDLVDRYWGGCKSLHGNEVFRAQARQILSSMQEFTAAQDISAAVSEEISFLTLEKRSLQKLLAEQQQQYSMRMSEVASELSNTRKEMGDLRQHLDKSLEENSSLKALLFSLKKEVKNADPAATLNLQITGLETSVKRLSGEIVELKQHLEHYDKVWELTRMLQESHSSLVGTNEHLLQELSQARAQHKAEVEQLHWSYKELKKTLGLFPRGGC; encoded by the exons ATGGCGCCTGCGGGCCCGTGGCTGGTGCTGTGTGAAGAGAAGATCCGGGAGAAGAGCGGCCTGGCGCCTCACCGCGACCTGT CTGAACTTCGGTCATTATCTATTCCTGGAACTTACCAAGAAAAGATTACTCACCTAGGAAATTCTTTGATGAACTTAACTGGCCTGAAATCTTTAGACCTCTCACGCAACTCCTTGGTGAGTCTAGAG GGCATTCAGTACCTGACTGCGCTGGAAAGCCTCAGTCTCTACTACAACTGCATCTCCTCGTTGGCCGACGTGCTTCAGCTCCACGCCTTGACGGAGCTTACAGACGTGGACCTCCGGCTGAACCCTGTGGTGAAGAACGAGTCTGATTACCGCCTTTTTGTCGTGCACATGCTCCCGAAGCTCAGGCAGCTGG ATGATCGTCccgtgagagagagcgagcggaaAGCATCCCAGTTGCATTTTGCATCGGAGGAATCACTGGACTCAAAGCAGAGCTTCCCAGCTGTTTTAAGAGTTGGAAG ACCACGCCACTCTAGGGCCACGTGCGCTGATCCCTCGGCCAAGAAATGCTTGGTAATGGACGCAGATGATGAGGCCGTCCTGAACCTCATTGCTGAGTGCGAGTGGGACTTGAGCAACCCTCCTGGGAGCACAAGCTCCAGCCAGAGGGGGCGAGAGGCCAACCTCCCTAGTTCCCAAG ATTCCACAGACATTGAGGAGTCCACCCTTTCTCAGAAGTCAAGTTTGTCAGCCCAAAAGGTATTGAATCCATTGCCAGCTCCTGAAAAGTACAGGAAGCGAAGAATGCCTGGTGGGAGATCTCAGGCACCTGCAGACCAGGAGTGTCTGCACTGCCCGGAGAGGCCCAGTGTGCCCTCGAGCCCTGAGGAGAGTCTGAGCAGGCAGAGTGGCTCGGAGGGCAGGAGTGAAAGGACCTTTCCTCACTCAGCGGTGTCGGAGCCCGAAGAGGAGAGGCCCCCCAGCGTGAGTGGCACCggagag GTGTCTCCTGCCAAACTGTACTCAGCTCCGCCTCCCGGGAAGAAGGCTGGCCTGGAAGTGGTGCTCCTGGAGGCGCTCCTCGACCTGGTGGACAGGTACTGGGGCGGCTGCAAGTCCCTGCACGGCAACGAGGTGTTCCGCG CTCAGGCAAGACAGATTTTATCATCGATGCAAGAGTTTACAGCAGCTCAGGACATCTCAGCAGCCGTGAGTGAAGAAATTAGCTTCCTTACTCTGGAAAAGAGATCTTTGCAAAAGCTCCTTGCTGAACAGCAGCAGCAGTACAGCATGAGGATGAGCGAGGTGGCGTCGGAACTCAGCAACACGCGGAAGGAGATG GGTGACTTGAGACAGCATCTAGACAAATCTCTGGAGGAGAATAGTAGCCTAAAGGCTCTTTTGTTCAGCctgaaaaaagaagtaaaaaatgcaGACCCTGCAGCTACGTTAAACTTGCAGATTACTG gactTGAAACAAGTGTGAAGAGGCTCTCTGGTGAGATCGTGGAGTTGAAGCAGCATCTGGAGCACTACGACAAGGTCTGGGAGCTGACCCGGATGCTGCAGGAGAGCCACAG CTCCCTGGTCGGCACCAACGAGCACCTCCTGCAGGAACTGAGCCAGGCGCGCGCGCAGCACAAGGCCGAGGTCGAGCAGCTGCACTGGAGCTACAAGGAGCTCAAGAAGACGCTGGGCCTGTTCCCGCGCGGCGGCTGCTAG
- the CEP72 gene encoding centrosomal protein of 72 kDa isoform X2, with product MAPAGPWLVLCEEKIREKSGLAPHRDLSELRSLSIPGTYQEKITHLGNSLMNLTGLKSLDLSRNSLGIQYLTALESLSLYYNCISSLADVLQLHALTELTDVDLRLNPVVKNESDYRLFVVHMLPKLRQLDDRPVRESERKASQLHFASEESLDSKQSFPAVLRVGRPRHSRATCADPSAKKCLVMDADDEAVLNLIAECEWDLSNPPGSTSSSQRGREANLPSSQESRHLLSPQSVQYQCGDSIKKGHEKRKSSSRGDGSEERPQNQYCGELPPQCGLHTHFAPHPDSTDIEESTLSQKSSLSAQKVLNPLPAPEKYRKRRMPGGRSQAPADQECLHCPERPSVPSSPEESLSRQSGSEGRSERTFPHSAVSEPEEERPPSVSGTGEVSPAKLYSAPPPGKKAGLEVVLLEALLDLVDRYWGGCKSLHGNEVFRAQARQILSSMQEFTAAQDISAAVSEEISFLTLEKRSLQKLLAEQQQQYSMRMSEVASELSNTRKEMGDLRQHLDKSLEENSSLKALLFSLKKEVKNADPAATLNLQITGLETSVKRLSGEIVELKQHLEHYDKVWELTRMLQESHSSLVGTNEHLLQELSQARAQHKAEVEQLHWSYKELKKTLGLFPRGGC from the exons ATGGCGCCTGCGGGCCCGTGGCTGGTGCTGTGTGAAGAGAAGATCCGGGAGAAGAGCGGCCTGGCGCCTCACCGCGACCTGT CTGAACTTCGGTCATTATCTATTCCTGGAACTTACCAAGAAAAGATTACTCACCTAGGAAATTCTTTGATGAACTTAACTGGCCTGAAATCTTTAGACCTCTCACGCAACTCCTTG GGCATTCAGTACCTGACTGCGCTGGAAAGCCTCAGTCTCTACTACAACTGCATCTCCTCGTTGGCCGACGTGCTTCAGCTCCACGCCTTGACGGAGCTTACAGACGTGGACCTCCGGCTGAACCCTGTGGTGAAGAACGAGTCTGATTACCGCCTTTTTGTCGTGCACATGCTCCCGAAGCTCAGGCAGCTGG ATGATCGTCccgtgagagagagcgagcggaaAGCATCCCAGTTGCATTTTGCATCGGAGGAATCACTGGACTCAAAGCAGAGCTTCCCAGCTGTTTTAAGAGTTGGAAG ACCACGCCACTCTAGGGCCACGTGCGCTGATCCCTCGGCCAAGAAATGCTTGGTAATGGACGCAGATGATGAGGCCGTCCTGAACCTCATTGCTGAGTGCGAGTGGGACTTGAGCAACCCTCCTGGGAGCACAAGCTCCAGCCAGAGGGGGCGAGAGGCCAACCTCCCTAGTTCCCAAG aatccaGGCACCTGTTGAGTCCCCAGTCAGTACAGTACCAGTGTGGGGATTCCATAAAGAAAGGCCACGAGAAGAGGAAAAGCAGCTCTCGAGGGGATGGCTcagaagagaggcctcagaacCAGTACTGTGGGGAGCTCCCACCGCAGTGTGGGCTGCACACACACTTTGCCCCACACCCAG ATTCCACAGACATTGAGGAGTCCACCCTTTCTCAGAAGTCAAGTTTGTCAGCCCAAAAGGTATTGAATCCATTGCCAGCTCCTGAAAAGTACAGGAAGCGAAGAATGCCTGGTGGGAGATCTCAGGCACCTGCAGACCAGGAGTGTCTGCACTGCCCGGAGAGGCCCAGTGTGCCCTCGAGCCCTGAGGAGAGTCTGAGCAGGCAGAGTGGCTCGGAGGGCAGGAGTGAAAGGACCTTTCCTCACTCAGCGGTGTCGGAGCCCGAAGAGGAGAGGCCCCCCAGCGTGAGTGGCACCggagag GTGTCTCCTGCCAAACTGTACTCAGCTCCGCCTCCCGGGAAGAAGGCTGGCCTGGAAGTGGTGCTCCTGGAGGCGCTCCTCGACCTGGTGGACAGGTACTGGGGCGGCTGCAAGTCCCTGCACGGCAACGAGGTGTTCCGCG CTCAGGCAAGACAGATTTTATCATCGATGCAAGAGTTTACAGCAGCTCAGGACATCTCAGCAGCCGTGAGTGAAGAAATTAGCTTCCTTACTCTGGAAAAGAGATCTTTGCAAAAGCTCCTTGCTGAACAGCAGCAGCAGTACAGCATGAGGATGAGCGAGGTGGCGTCGGAACTCAGCAACACGCGGAAGGAGATG GGTGACTTGAGACAGCATCTAGACAAATCTCTGGAGGAGAATAGTAGCCTAAAGGCTCTTTTGTTCAGCctgaaaaaagaagtaaaaaatgcaGACCCTGCAGCTACGTTAAACTTGCAGATTACTG gactTGAAACAAGTGTGAAGAGGCTCTCTGGTGAGATCGTGGAGTTGAAGCAGCATCTGGAGCACTACGACAAGGTCTGGGAGCTGACCCGGATGCTGCAGGAGAGCCACAG CTCCCTGGTCGGCACCAACGAGCACCTCCTGCAGGAACTGAGCCAGGCGCGCGCGCAGCACAAGGCCGAGGTCGAGCAGCTGCACTGGAGCTACAAGGAGCTCAAGAAGACGCTGGGCCTGTTCCCGCGCGGCGGCTGCTAG
- the CEP72 gene encoding centrosomal protein of 72 kDa isoform X1 has protein sequence MAPAGPWLVLCEEKIREKSGLAPHRDLSELRSLSIPGTYQEKITHLGNSLMNLTGLKSLDLSRNSLVSLEGIQYLTALESLSLYYNCISSLADVLQLHALTELTDVDLRLNPVVKNESDYRLFVVHMLPKLRQLDDRPVRESERKASQLHFASEESLDSKQSFPAVLRVGRPRHSRATCADPSAKKCLVMDADDEAVLNLIAECEWDLSNPPGSTSSSQRGREANLPSSQESRHLLSPQSVQYQCGDSIKKGHEKRKSSSRGDGSEERPQNQYCGELPPQCGLHTHFAPHPDSTDIEESTLSQKSSLSAQKVLNPLPAPEKYRKRRMPGGRSQAPADQECLHCPERPSVPSSPEESLSRQSGSEGRSERTFPHSAVSEPEEERPPSVSGTGEVSPAKLYSAPPPGKKAGLEVVLLEALLDLVDRYWGGCKSLHGNEVFRAQARQILSSMQEFTAAQDISAAVSEEISFLTLEKRSLQKLLAEQQQQYSMRMSEVASELSNTRKEMGDLRQHLDKSLEENSSLKALLFSLKKEVKNADPAATLNLQITGLETSVKRLSGEIVELKQHLEHYDKVWELTRMLQESHSSLVGTNEHLLQELSQARAQHKAEVEQLHWSYKELKKTLGLFPRGGC, from the exons ATGGCGCCTGCGGGCCCGTGGCTGGTGCTGTGTGAAGAGAAGATCCGGGAGAAGAGCGGCCTGGCGCCTCACCGCGACCTGT CTGAACTTCGGTCATTATCTATTCCTGGAACTTACCAAGAAAAGATTACTCACCTAGGAAATTCTTTGATGAACTTAACTGGCCTGAAATCTTTAGACCTCTCACGCAACTCCTTGGTGAGTCTAGAG GGCATTCAGTACCTGACTGCGCTGGAAAGCCTCAGTCTCTACTACAACTGCATCTCCTCGTTGGCCGACGTGCTTCAGCTCCACGCCTTGACGGAGCTTACAGACGTGGACCTCCGGCTGAACCCTGTGGTGAAGAACGAGTCTGATTACCGCCTTTTTGTCGTGCACATGCTCCCGAAGCTCAGGCAGCTGG ATGATCGTCccgtgagagagagcgagcggaaAGCATCCCAGTTGCATTTTGCATCGGAGGAATCACTGGACTCAAAGCAGAGCTTCCCAGCTGTTTTAAGAGTTGGAAG ACCACGCCACTCTAGGGCCACGTGCGCTGATCCCTCGGCCAAGAAATGCTTGGTAATGGACGCAGATGATGAGGCCGTCCTGAACCTCATTGCTGAGTGCGAGTGGGACTTGAGCAACCCTCCTGGGAGCACAAGCTCCAGCCAGAGGGGGCGAGAGGCCAACCTCCCTAGTTCCCAAG aatccaGGCACCTGTTGAGTCCCCAGTCAGTACAGTACCAGTGTGGGGATTCCATAAAGAAAGGCCACGAGAAGAGGAAAAGCAGCTCTCGAGGGGATGGCTcagaagagaggcctcagaacCAGTACTGTGGGGAGCTCCCACCGCAGTGTGGGCTGCACACACACTTTGCCCCACACCCAG ATTCCACAGACATTGAGGAGTCCACCCTTTCTCAGAAGTCAAGTTTGTCAGCCCAAAAGGTATTGAATCCATTGCCAGCTCCTGAAAAGTACAGGAAGCGAAGAATGCCTGGTGGGAGATCTCAGGCACCTGCAGACCAGGAGTGTCTGCACTGCCCGGAGAGGCCCAGTGTGCCCTCGAGCCCTGAGGAGAGTCTGAGCAGGCAGAGTGGCTCGGAGGGCAGGAGTGAAAGGACCTTTCCTCACTCAGCGGTGTCGGAGCCCGAAGAGGAGAGGCCCCCCAGCGTGAGTGGCACCggagag GTGTCTCCTGCCAAACTGTACTCAGCTCCGCCTCCCGGGAAGAAGGCTGGCCTGGAAGTGGTGCTCCTGGAGGCGCTCCTCGACCTGGTGGACAGGTACTGGGGCGGCTGCAAGTCCCTGCACGGCAACGAGGTGTTCCGCG CTCAGGCAAGACAGATTTTATCATCGATGCAAGAGTTTACAGCAGCTCAGGACATCTCAGCAGCCGTGAGTGAAGAAATTAGCTTCCTTACTCTGGAAAAGAGATCTTTGCAAAAGCTCCTTGCTGAACAGCAGCAGCAGTACAGCATGAGGATGAGCGAGGTGGCGTCGGAACTCAGCAACACGCGGAAGGAGATG GGTGACTTGAGACAGCATCTAGACAAATCTCTGGAGGAGAATAGTAGCCTAAAGGCTCTTTTGTTCAGCctgaaaaaagaagtaaaaaatgcaGACCCTGCAGCTACGTTAAACTTGCAGATTACTG gactTGAAACAAGTGTGAAGAGGCTCTCTGGTGAGATCGTGGAGTTGAAGCAGCATCTGGAGCACTACGACAAGGTCTGGGAGCTGACCCGGATGCTGCAGGAGAGCCACAG CTCCCTGGTCGGCACCAACGAGCACCTCCTGCAGGAACTGAGCCAGGCGCGCGCGCAGCACAAGGCCGAGGTCGAGCAGCTGCACTGGAGCTACAAGGAGCTCAAGAAGACGCTGGGCCTGTTCCCGCGCGGCGGCTGCTAG
- the CEP72 gene encoding centrosomal protein of 72 kDa isoform X4: MAPAGPWLVLCEEKIREKSGLAPHRDLSELRSLSIPGTYQEKITHLGNSLMNLTGLKSLDLSRNSLVSLEGIQYLTALESLSLYYNCISSLADVLQLHALTELTDVDLRLNPVVKNESDYRLFVVHMLPKLRQLDDRPVRESERKASQLHFASEESLDSKQSFPAVLRVGRPRHSRATCADPSAKKCLVMDADDEAVLNLIAECEWDLSNPPGSTSSSQRGREANLPSSQESRHLLSPQSVQYQCGDSIKKGHEKRKSSSRGDGSEERPQNQYCGELPPQCGLHTHFAPHPDSTDIEESTLSQKSSLSAQKVLNPLPAPEKYRKRRMPGGRSQAPADQECLHCPERPSVPSSPEESLSRQSGSEGRSERTFPHSAVSEPEEERPPSVSGTGEVSPAKLYSAPPPGKKAGLEVVLLEALLDLVDRYWGGCKSLHGNEVFRAQARQILSSMQEFTAAQDISAAVSEEISFLTLEKRSLQKLLAEQQQQYSMRMSEVASELSNTRKEMDLKQV, from the exons ATGGCGCCTGCGGGCCCGTGGCTGGTGCTGTGTGAAGAGAAGATCCGGGAGAAGAGCGGCCTGGCGCCTCACCGCGACCTGT CTGAACTTCGGTCATTATCTATTCCTGGAACTTACCAAGAAAAGATTACTCACCTAGGAAATTCTTTGATGAACTTAACTGGCCTGAAATCTTTAGACCTCTCACGCAACTCCTTGGTGAGTCTAGAG GGCATTCAGTACCTGACTGCGCTGGAAAGCCTCAGTCTCTACTACAACTGCATCTCCTCGTTGGCCGACGTGCTTCAGCTCCACGCCTTGACGGAGCTTACAGACGTGGACCTCCGGCTGAACCCTGTGGTGAAGAACGAGTCTGATTACCGCCTTTTTGTCGTGCACATGCTCCCGAAGCTCAGGCAGCTGG ATGATCGTCccgtgagagagagcgagcggaaAGCATCCCAGTTGCATTTTGCATCGGAGGAATCACTGGACTCAAAGCAGAGCTTCCCAGCTGTTTTAAGAGTTGGAAG ACCACGCCACTCTAGGGCCACGTGCGCTGATCCCTCGGCCAAGAAATGCTTGGTAATGGACGCAGATGATGAGGCCGTCCTGAACCTCATTGCTGAGTGCGAGTGGGACTTGAGCAACCCTCCTGGGAGCACAAGCTCCAGCCAGAGGGGGCGAGAGGCCAACCTCCCTAGTTCCCAAG aatccaGGCACCTGTTGAGTCCCCAGTCAGTACAGTACCAGTGTGGGGATTCCATAAAGAAAGGCCACGAGAAGAGGAAAAGCAGCTCTCGAGGGGATGGCTcagaagagaggcctcagaacCAGTACTGTGGGGAGCTCCCACCGCAGTGTGGGCTGCACACACACTTTGCCCCACACCCAG ATTCCACAGACATTGAGGAGTCCACCCTTTCTCAGAAGTCAAGTTTGTCAGCCCAAAAGGTATTGAATCCATTGCCAGCTCCTGAAAAGTACAGGAAGCGAAGAATGCCTGGTGGGAGATCTCAGGCACCTGCAGACCAGGAGTGTCTGCACTGCCCGGAGAGGCCCAGTGTGCCCTCGAGCCCTGAGGAGAGTCTGAGCAGGCAGAGTGGCTCGGAGGGCAGGAGTGAAAGGACCTTTCCTCACTCAGCGGTGTCGGAGCCCGAAGAGGAGAGGCCCCCCAGCGTGAGTGGCACCggagag GTGTCTCCTGCCAAACTGTACTCAGCTCCGCCTCCCGGGAAGAAGGCTGGCCTGGAAGTGGTGCTCCTGGAGGCGCTCCTCGACCTGGTGGACAGGTACTGGGGCGGCTGCAAGTCCCTGCACGGCAACGAGGTGTTCCGCG CTCAGGCAAGACAGATTTTATCATCGATGCAAGAGTTTACAGCAGCTCAGGACATCTCAGCAGCCGTGAGTGAAGAAATTAGCTTCCTTACTCTGGAAAAGAGATCTTTGCAAAAGCTCCTTGCTGAACAGCAGCAGCAGTACAGCATGAGGATGAGCGAGGTGGCGTCGGAACTCAGCAACACGCGGAAGGAGATG gactTGAAACAAGTGTGA